From a single Nicotiana tabacum cultivar K326 chromosome 8, ASM71507v2, whole genome shotgun sequence genomic region:
- the LOC107818892 gene encoding serine/threonine-protein kinase AtPK2/AtPK19-like (The RefSeq protein has 8 substitutions, 1 non-frameshifting indel compared to this genomic sequence) has protein sequence MAFAAQQKKALHSMLASKLTHLKIPDSSSTDPDFDFSEVFGPHTSSSPSSSSNFLTDPQIIHSRSHSFVGPSPRFTLSSKPLPLHQEVDSEGENDSDKVDAHNLDISGDNKVVRKIGPGDFEMLRMIGKGSFGKVFQVKMKGYGDDGEDDGIYAMKVMRKDTIIKNNHVDYMRAERDILTKVEHPFIVQLRYSFQTRSKLYLILDFINGGHLFYHLYRQGIFSEDQARIYTAEIVSAVSHLHQRGIVHRDLKPENILMDGDGHVMLTDFGLAKEIDESSRSNSMCGTTEYMAPEILQSKGHNKDADWWSVGILLYEMLTGQPPFTHSNRKKLQEKIISEKVKLLPRLTGEAHSLLKGLLQKDPSKRLGSGPRGGDEIKSHKWFRSINWKKLDARELQPKFKPDVIGRACTANFDKCWTTMPPDDSPANTPTAGEHFQGYTYVAPNPWLSSS, from the exons ATGGCCTTTGCAGCTCAACAAAAAAAGGCCCTTCATTCCATGCTAGCAAGTAAACTCACCCACCTCAAAATCCCAGATTCCTCTTCTACTGATCCAGACTTTGATTTCTCTGAAGTTTTTGGTCCTCATACTTCTTCATCCCCTTCATCGTCTTCAAATTTTCTAACAGACCCACAAATCATTCACAGTAGGTCCCACTCTTTTGTGGGTCCCTCCCCAAGATTCACTCTCTCATCAAAGACTCTACCTTTACACCAAGAAGTTGATTCTGAGGGTGAAAATGGTAGTGATAAAGTTGATACTCATAATCTTGAAATTAGTGGAGATAATAAGGAAGTTAGGAAAATAGGGCCAGGGGATTTTGAGATGTTGAGGATGATAGGGAAAGGTTCTTTTGGGAAGGTTTTTCAGGTGAAGATGAAGGGTTATGGTGATGATGGTGATAGTGATGATGGGATATATGCTATGAAGGTGATGAGAAAGGACACAATTATAAAGAATAATCATGTGGACTATATGAGGGCTGAGAGGGATATTCTCACCAAAGTTGAGCACCCTTTTATTGTTCAGCTTAGATACTCTTTTCAG ACAAAGTCTAAGCTGTACTTGATTTTGGATTTTATAAATGGAGGACATCTTTTCTATCATCTATACAGACAAGGGATTTTCAG TGAGGACCAGGCAAGGATTTATACTGCTGAGATAGTTTCTGCTGTTTCACATCTTCACCAGAGAGGGATCGTGCACCGAGACCTCAAACCTGAAAATATTCTCATGGATGGTGATGGACAT GTCATGCTGACAGATTTTGGACTGGCAAAAGAGATTGACGAATCAAGCAGATCAAATTCGATGTGTGGAACCACGGAATACATGGCTCCAGAGATTTTACAGTCAAAGGGCCACAATAAAGATGCTGACTGGTGGAGCGTTGGGATACTTCTGTATGAGATGCTGACTGGTCAG CCACCATTCACACATTCAAATAGAAAGAAGCTTCAGGAAAAGATCATCAGCGAGAAAGTGAAACTTCTACCACGTCTGACCGGTGAAGCTCACTCTCTGCTCAAAGGA ttgtTGCAAAAGGACCCATCAAAAAGGTTAGGCAGTGGACCAAGAGGAGGGGATGAGATCAAAAGTCACAAGTGGTTCCGATCAATCAATTGGAAGAAATTAGATGCGAGAGAACTACAGCCTAAGTTCAAACCTGATGTAATTGGCAGAGCTTGCACTGCCAATTTTGACAAATGTTGGACTACCATGCCACCGGACGACTCACCTGCAAATACTCCGACAGCAGGCGAACACTTTCAAGGTTACACTTATGTAGCACCAAATACTTGGCTCTCCTCTAGTTGA